Proteins from a genomic interval of Thermus caldifontis:
- a CDS encoding sulfite exporter TauE/SafE family protein, translated as MAFLLGFLIAFAIGITGVGAGTVTAPLLILAVGVPPEVAVGTALLFGFLVKVPAGLVYLLRGQLAGRALGLLLAGGLPGVLLGSLLLVHLKGAKDLVLLLVGLTVVLSAGIGLYRTLQGFLPSKERPQLLPPGGFGIGLEVGFSSAGAGALGTLLLLYATRLSPQQVVGTDILFGLVLALMGGGVHLLFGQVASDLLLPLSLGGMLGAALGALLATWVPKKPFRVALLLWLLFIGTQLVYRGVAHG; from the coding sequence ATGGCCTTTCTTCTGGGTTTTCTCATTGCCTTCGCCATCGGGATTACTGGGGTAGGGGCTGGCACCGTGACCGCCCCCCTCCTTATCCTTGCCGTGGGCGTACCCCCAGAGGTAGCAGTGGGCACCGCCTTGTTGTTTGGTTTCCTGGTCAAGGTTCCGGCCGGGCTCGTTTATCTACTGCGAGGCCAGCTGGCAGGAAGGGCCTTAGGCCTACTTCTTGCGGGTGGCCTGCCCGGCGTCCTTTTGGGTAGCCTTCTCCTGGTCCACCTCAAGGGGGCAAAAGACCTGGTCCTCCTCCTGGTGGGGCTTACCGTGGTACTGTCCGCAGGGATAGGCCTTTACCGCACCCTCCAGGGATTTCTGCCAAGCAAGGAAAGGCCGCAACTTTTGCCTCCGGGAGGCTTCGGGATTGGCCTCGAGGTGGGCTTTTCCTCCGCGGGAGCTGGGGCCTTGGGTACCCTTCTCCTCCTCTACGCCACCCGGCTTTCCCCACAGCAGGTGGTGGGCACCGACATCCTCTTTGGCCTGGTGCTGGCCCTGATGGGCGGCGGAGTCCATCTGCTCTTCGGCCAGGTGGCCTCGGACCTCCTTCTGCCCCTAAGCTTGGGGGGAATGCTGGGCGCCGCCTTGGGCGCCCTCCTAGCCACCTGGGTCCCCAAGAAACCCTTTCGGGTAGCCCTCCTGCTCTGGCTCCTTTTTATCGGCACCCAGCTGGTCTACCGGGGGGTGGCCCATGGCTAA
- the cobA gene encoding uroporphyrinogen-III C-methyltransferase, whose protein sequence is MAKVYLVGAGPGDPELLTLKAYRLLKEAPVVLHDRLVGKGVLSLIRGHRVDVGKTEGESGKQEAIHYLLLHYAQAYPFVVRLKGGDPFVFGRGGEEALFLAAHGVGVEVVPGVSSVLATGLPLTHRGVSSGFAVVSGVLDGGGYPDLSPFAHVPTLVVLMGVNRRVWIARELIRLGRRPDEPTLFVMEATTPREKRVRASLEEVAAGKVAVSSPAVWVLGEVVRVFGARAKEVLVASARVEV, encoded by the coding sequence ATGGCTAAGGTCTACCTGGTGGGGGCAGGCCCAGGAGATCCGGAGCTCCTCACCCTGAAGGCCTACCGGCTTCTAAAGGAGGCCCCTGTGGTCCTCCATGACCGGCTGGTGGGCAAGGGAGTCCTCTCCCTGATCCGGGGGCACAGGGTGGACGTGGGAAAAACGGAGGGAGAAAGCGGCAAGCAAGAGGCGATCCACTACCTGCTGCTTCACTATGCCCAGGCCTACCCCTTCGTGGTGCGGCTTAAGGGGGGTGACCCCTTCGTCTTCGGAAGAGGGGGAGAGGAAGCCCTTTTCCTGGCCGCTCACGGGGTGGGGGTAGAGGTGGTACCGGGGGTAAGCAGTGTCTTGGCCACAGGGCTTCCCCTCACCCACCGGGGCGTGAGCTCAGGATTCGCCGTGGTTTCGGGCGTTCTGGATGGGGGCGGGTATCCGGACCTCAGCCCCTTTGCCCATGTGCCCACCCTGGTGGTCCTCATGGGGGTGAACAGGCGGGTGTGGATCGCCAGAGAACTGATCCGCTTGGGGAGGCGGCCGGATGAGCCCACCCTTTTCGTTATGGAGGCCACCACCCCAAGGGAGAAGAGGGTGCGGGCCTCCCTGGAAGAGGTAGCGGCGGGAAAGGTGGCGGTTTCTTCCCCAGCGGTTTGGGTGCTGGGGGAGGTGGTAAGGGTCTTCGGTGCCAGGGCAAAGGAGGTCTTGGTAGCTTCGGCGAGGGTGGAGGTCTAA
- the sat gene encoding sulfate adenylyltransferase has protein sequence MRETLPQVEIGEDERLDLENLATGAFHPVRGFMTREETLSVAQEMRLPSGEVWTIPILLQLQEKPRVGRRDRVVLVHGKEPVALLQVDDAYELDLKALARQVFGTESEAHPGVRKLLEKGPYALGGRVEVLAWRPRSADLEKTPAEVQAFFRERGWRRVVAFQTRNAPHRAHEYLIRLGLELADGVLIHPILGAKKEDDFPTEVILKAYQALKEGFLPPERVALFGLATPMRYAGPKEAVFHALVRKNFGATHFLVGRDHAGVGNFYDPYAAHRIFDQLPPLGIEILKVGAVFHCSFCGGIASEKTCPDHHREGRISISMTKVRSLLREGKAPPAELVRPELLPILREGV, from the coding sequence ATGCGGGAAACCCTGCCCCAGGTGGAAATCGGTGAGGACGAAAGGCTGGATTTGGAAAACCTAGCCACGGGGGCCTTCCATCCTGTGCGCGGCTTCATGACCCGGGAGGAAACCCTTTCCGTAGCTCAGGAGATGCGCCTCCCTTCGGGAGAGGTTTGGACGATCCCCATCCTCCTCCAGCTCCAAGAGAAACCCCGGGTGGGCAGAAGGGACCGGGTGGTCTTGGTGCATGGGAAAGAGCCGGTGGCCCTTCTCCAGGTAGATGACGCCTACGAGCTGGACCTGAAGGCCCTGGCCCGCCAGGTCTTCGGTACGGAAAGCGAAGCGCACCCTGGGGTAAGGAAGCTTCTGGAAAAGGGTCCCTATGCCCTGGGAGGACGGGTGGAGGTTCTGGCCTGGAGGCCTAGGTCGGCGGACCTGGAGAAAACACCTGCGGAGGTCCAGGCCTTTTTCCGAGAACGGGGCTGGCGCAGGGTGGTGGCTTTCCAGACCCGAAACGCCCCCCACCGGGCCCACGAGTACCTGATCCGGCTGGGGCTGGAGCTGGCCGACGGCGTTCTGATCCACCCCATCCTGGGAGCCAAGAAGGAGGACGATTTCCCCACGGAGGTCATCCTGAAGGCCTACCAAGCCCTGAAGGAGGGCTTCCTTCCCCCCGAGCGAGTGGCCCTCTTCGGCCTGGCCACCCCCATGCGCTACGCCGGACCCAAGGAGGCGGTCTTCCACGCCCTGGTGCGCAAGAACTTCGGGGCCACCCACTTCCTAGTAGGCCGCGACCATGCGGGGGTGGGGAACTTTTACGACCCCTACGCCGCTCACCGCATCTTTGACCAGCTTCCCCCGCTTGGCATTGAAATCCTGAAGGTGGGGGCGGTTTTCCACTGCTCCTTTTGCGGGGGGATTGCCTCGGAAAAAACCTGTCCTGATCATCACCGAGAAGGGCGGATCTCCATCAGCATGACCAAGGTACGTTCCCTTCTCCGGGAAGGCAAAGCCCCACCTGCCGAGCTGGTGCGGCCGGAACTACTCCCCATCCTCAGGGAAGGGGTCTAG
- a CDS encoding protoglobin domain-containing protein, whose protein sequence is MTEKSLARFYALAQEFWSQLPPQARFRPLEDAKTFARHQELMKSWVDILVKGFYDTLFAHPATRAVFREGERPAREKTLRDWYLRTVAGPFNGQYFAWQTLVGLVHVRRGVANAMMAAMWNWVVETVSRLAREKLPSEEAQGVVDAWRRLGFTVMALISESYLHAYLEALAQAEGVEVGRFLDRAQQEAARMLARLSPG, encoded by the coding sequence ATGACGGAGAAGAGCTTGGCCCGCTTCTACGCCCTGGCCCAGGAGTTTTGGTCCCAGCTTCCGCCACAGGCCCGCTTCCGGCCCCTCGAGGACGCCAAAACCTTTGCTCGTCACCAGGAACTCATGAAGAGTTGGGTGGATATTTTGGTGAAGGGGTTTTATGACACCCTCTTCGCCCACCCCGCTACCCGGGCCGTCTTCCGCGAAGGGGAGAGGCCCGCCCGGGAAAAGACCCTTAGGGACTGGTACCTGCGCACGGTGGCAGGTCCTTTCAACGGCCAGTACTTTGCCTGGCAGACCCTGGTGGGCCTGGTGCACGTGCGTCGGGGGGTTGCCAACGCCATGATGGCCGCCATGTGGAACTGGGTGGTGGAGACCGTTTCCCGACTGGCCCGGGAGAAGCTCCCCTCAGAGGAGGCCCAAGGGGTAGTCGATGCCTGGCGGCGGCTGGGTTTTACCGTGATGGCCCTCATCTCGGAGAGCTACCTCCACGCCTACTTAGAAGCCTTAGCCCAAGCCGAGGGGGTGGAAGTCGGGCGGTTTCTGGATAGGGCCCAACAGGAAGCGGCCCGGATGCTGGCCCGGCTTTCCCCAGGGTAG
- a CDS encoding CHAD domain-containing protein produces the protein MRQAGYWLEHLKKHFPLALEGQDLEGVHQVRVAARRLRVYVELLGWRVLRDDLSRLFRGTSRVRDLEVALSHPLPPGFRDHLKESLVRTRRALPELLASSWTRPFYGPWPPFPFAGGGVADPKAPGKAGRGKAFRIPLDLPP, from the coding sequence ATGAGGCAGGCAGGCTACTGGCTGGAACACCTTAAGAAGCACTTTCCCCTGGCCCTTGAGGGCCAGGACCTCGAGGGGGTACACCAGGTGCGGGTAGCGGCCAGAAGGCTTCGCGTCTACGTGGAACTACTGGGCTGGAGGGTACTCAGGGACGACCTTAGCCGGCTTTTCCGGGGTACCTCGCGGGTGCGGGACCTGGAGGTGGCCCTTTCCCACCCCCTTCCCCCGGGCTTCAGGGACCATCTGAAGGAAAGCCTAGTCCGGACGCGCAGGGCTTTGCCAGAGCTCCTCGCCTCTTCCTGGACGAGGCCCTTCTACGGGCCTTGGCCACCCTTCCCCTTTGCCGGAGGGGGTGTGGCAGACCCTAAGGCGCCTGGAAAGGCGGGCAGAGGCAAGGCTTTCCGCATTCCTCTTGACCTGCCTCCCTAG
- the surE gene encoding 5'/3'-nucleotidase SurE: protein MRILVTNDDGIFSPGIWTLAQAASQFGEVLVVAPDVEQSGVGHAISIAHPVRAYPHPSPLPTPHFPAYRVRGTPADCVALGLHLFGPVDLVLSGVNLGSNLGNEIWHSGTVAAAKQGRLFGLSAAAFSTPTNGEGLEFEALRPWIERVIQNLLRLERPFLVNVNLPHRPRGFLWTRQSVRSYEGVVVEGKDPMGRPLYWFAARPLMEAEEGTDRWAVEQGFVAATPLRLDLTDEAKLQPDLAHD, encoded by the coding sequence ATGAGGATTCTGGTAACCAACGACGACGGCATCTTCAGCCCTGGCATTTGGACCCTAGCCCAGGCGGCCAGCCAGTTCGGCGAGGTGCTTGTGGTGGCCCCCGACGTGGAGCAAAGCGGGGTGGGCCACGCCATCAGTATCGCCCACCCCGTGCGGGCCTACCCCCATCCCTCCCCCTTACCCACCCCCCACTTCCCCGCCTACCGGGTGCGGGGCACCCCGGCGGACTGCGTGGCCCTGGGCCTCCACCTTTTTGGCCCCGTGGACCTGGTTCTTTCCGGGGTGAACCTAGGAAGCAACCTGGGAAACGAGATCTGGCACTCGGGCACCGTGGCCGCAGCCAAGCAGGGTAGGCTTTTTGGCCTCTCCGCTGCCGCCTTCAGCACCCCAACAAACGGGGAGGGGCTGGAGTTTGAAGCCCTCAGGCCTTGGATTGAGCGGGTGATCCAAAACCTTCTTCGCCTGGAGAGGCCCTTCCTGGTGAACGTGAACCTCCCCCATAGGCCCAGGGGGTTCCTGTGGACCCGGCAGTCGGTACGCTCCTATGAGGGGGTGGTGGTGGAAGGGAAGGACCCCATGGGCCGCCCCCTCTACTGGTTCGCCGCCCGGCCCTTGATGGAGGCGGAGGAGGGGACGGACCGCTGGGCGGTGGAACAGGGCTTCGTCGCCGCCACCCCCCTCAGGCTGGATCTCACGGACGAGGCCAAGCTCCAGCCGGACCTGGCCCATGATTAG
- a CDS encoding glycosyltransferase family 2 protein, whose product MISVLIPTKNRPRLLREALASLSRQTFPHFEALVVDDGDGEGLEVVASLADPRFRSFPSPGQGQVAAHQHALAQARGEVVLFLDDDDLLLDPAYLYRVWRILSREEALVYGEGVLDLGYEELSFSPGEPGAWILRDNRILASGTALPLRFLRQHPLDPEMGHYWDWDLWLRAYRAGLPFRYLKGMGVRIRLHGGNQSGPWNREERAYYLERLRAKHGLPPLELKDHLGLALEGAMTRP is encoded by the coding sequence ATGATTAGCGTCCTCATCCCCACCAAGAACCGCCCCCGACTCCTCCGGGAGGCCCTTGCCTCCCTCAGCCGGCAGACCTTTCCCCATTTTGAGGCCCTGGTGGTGGACGACGGGGACGGGGAAGGGCTGGAGGTGGTAGCCTCCCTGGCCGACCCCCGGTTCCGGTCCTTCCCCAGCCCCGGCCAAGGCCAGGTGGCGGCCCACCAACACGCCCTGGCCCAGGCCCGGGGGGAGGTGGTCCTCTTCCTGGACGACGACGACCTCCTGCTGGACCCCGCCTACCTCTACCGGGTGTGGCGCATCCTTTCCCGGGAGGAGGCCTTGGTCTATGGGGAAGGCGTTCTGGACCTGGGCTACGAGGAGCTTTCCTTCTCCCCGGGGGAACCGGGGGCGTGGATCCTTAGGGACAACCGCATCCTGGCCTCCGGCACCGCCCTCCCCTTGCGCTTCCTGCGGCAGCACCCCTTGGACCCGGAAATGGGCCACTACTGGGACTGGGACCTCTGGCTTCGGGCCTACCGGGCGGGGCTTCCCTTCCGCTATCTGAAGGGAATGGGTGTGCGCATCCGCCTCCACGGGGGCAACCAAAGTGGCCCATGGAACCGGGAGGAAAGGGCCTATTACCTGGAACGCCTACGGGCCAAACACGGCCTTCCGCCCCTGGAACTAAAGGACCACCTGGGCCTGGCCCTCGAGGGGGCCATGACCCGTCCCTGA